TTTTACGGCATAGCCCTAGCAAATTTTGTGTTCCTCCCGATTTCCAATAAACTTGATGCCTACACCGATACTGAACTGCTGATGAAAGAAGTGATGATAGAGGGCATTCTTTCAATCCAGGCAGGAGATATTCCAATTATCGTTAATAAGAAGCTACAGTCATTCATGGCGGCAAAAGGCCGTAAAATGAAAGGGAAAAATGAAGTTCTGGCAATACCAACGGAGTAGTGAATATACTCACAAGACCAATTCCTTGTGGATGATCATTTATACAGATATGGTCAGTAGCTTGATGATTTTTTTCCTTATGTGTTACTGTCTTACCTGGCTTACGCCTGCCGACCGTGCAATCGCCGCCGCTTCTTTCTCTGAATCATTTGCCGGAAAGAAAGGCGCTGTCAAGGAAGTGATGGGGAATATTGATAGAGAATTGGAAAGAGAGCGACAACTTGAGGAGAGAATACGCCAGGAATTCAAGAATGTGGTAATAACCCCGGGGAAAATACAAATTATCCTGCCGAGCCCTGTACTTTTTGATTCAGGCTCAGCAGTTCTTAAGGACTCAACGAAAGCCCCATTGCATCAGATAGCCGAAATAATCCGCAGTATCCCCAGCAGTGTTATTGTTGAAGGCCATACCGATAATGTCCCTATTAAATCTGCAGAATATGATTCAAACTGGGAACTTTCCTCAGCACGTTCGTTTAGCATTATCCGTTACCTCAGCGACGAAGAGCATCTTGATCCTGCTCTCCTGTCTGCACTGGGGTACGGCGAGTTCCGTCCTGTGGCTCCCAATGATACTAATGAAAACCGCGCAAAAAACAGAAGAATAGAAATAAATATACTTAAAAATAAATGACATTTCTGTTCTATGTAGTCGCAGAGCTTACATTTCAAAATAAAACGGAAAGCAGTTGCGATGAAGGACATCAATGAAAAAATCCATTTTTGAACTCTTTACCAAAAAAAAAATAAAAAAGATTGACACGAGTGACCTCTGGATAGTTCCTTATGCTGATTTCATGAGTGTGCTGATGATTCTTTTTCTTCTATTGTTTGCTTTTGCCTATGCCTCGCGTGAAGATAAAAAATACTCTCAGGTTATTTCCTCCCTACAGATTGAAATGGGTGGTAAGATTTCCGAATCGCTGAAAAATGAGCTTGAGGAAAGGCAAAAATCTGACCAAACCGAGATGCAACTCAATGAGATCATTGAGAAACAGAATCTCAGCAAGTATGTTACTGTACACAAAAATTTGGAAAGAATAAAACTTACTCTGAATGTGCCGATACTTTTTGAAGAGGGAAAATGTGAATTACACGGAGAATTCAAGGGCATCCTTCATGGGATAGCGATGATATTAAAAGGAATCAACAACGATATTGTCATAGAGGGGCATACCGATAATATCCCTCTTCACGGCGTTGGCAAAATGCGGTCCAACTGGGAATTGTCTCAGAGCAGAGCATTGGAGGTCATCCGTTTTTTTATTAATAACGAAGGTATACCGCCGCAGCGTTTCGCCGCTGCAGGGTATGGGGAATATCACCCTCTTTTTTCCAATGACAGCAATGAACACCGTAGCTACAATAGACGCATTGAGATTAATATTGTAAGTAATATGTCAAAAGTATAAGGTATTCTCGCTGAATTTGACGGTTCTGTAGAAGTTAAATAATACTTTAAATTCAACTGGTGTGTCTTTGCAAATATAAACGAGCCTCTTTGCCATGAGCAAAGAGGCTTTTATTTCTTAGCATCCTGTGCCTTTCAAGTCATCTAAAAAGTAACTTTGTAGAGGCTCGTACACAAAATTGACACTCAAGCCAATTATCTAATATAATCCTCAAGTGCGTATGGCAAAAGAAGGTATTCCATTTGTAGTTATTTCATTTTTGCTCGGCCTTGTTTTTTTGGCTTTGAGCTACTTCGGTTTTTTATTTTATATTTTTGCTATTTTGTCATTTGTTTTTGGTTCTTTTAGTGTTTTCTTTTTTCGAGACCCAACTCGTCAAGTTTCAGACCTAAAAAGCTTTATAATCTCGCCAGCAGATGGTAAAGTTATGGAAATAACCTCTGAACGCGGTCTGACCGTTGTGCGAATTTTCTTGTCGGTTTTCAATGTGCACTTACAGCGCTCGCCGGTGTCAGGGGAAATTGTAAGTGTAGAATATAAAAAAGGCAAATTTTTGCCAGCTATGGATAAAATGGCCCATAGCGAAAATGAGCAAAATATTGTAATTATAAAAAACACAAACGGTTTTTTTGAAGTTAAGCAAATTGCCGGTATTATAGCGCGTAGAATTATTTGCTATGTTAGGCCCGGTCAAATAATTAGTGTTGGTGATAAAATTGGTTTAATTAAGTTTGGTTCGCAAGTAGATATATATATGCCAAATTTGGCGAGTATAAAGGTGCAGGTTGGGGATAAAGTTGTTGGTGCAAAAACAATTATAGGTGAAATTGCGCAATGAAAAAAGGTATCTATATATTGCCTAATTTATTTACAACAGGTAATTTATTTTGCGGAATGCTCTCTGTGTTATATTCCACAATAAATGAGTATTCAATAGCTTCTTGGTTTATTTTAGGCGCTATGTTTTTTGACATTTTAGATGGTAGAATTGCCCGCTGGACAAAAACTGTCAGTGATTTTGGCATAGAGTACGACTCTATGGCCGACCTTATTTCTTTTGGTGTGGCTCCTGCTATTTTAATGTATCAGATTGTTTTAAATATCAGAGGGAATGTTGGTGTTGCCATAGCCCTTTTTTATGTTATGGCTGTGGCTATGCGACTTGCCAGATACAATGTACGCGCAAAAGAAGGTTTATGTCGCTCAGATTTTATGGGTTTGCCATCTCCGGCGGCTGCAGGTGTGCTTGCTTCTTTTGTTTTAAGTTATGAGTTATTTTTATCAGAACCAGGCAGCAGCACTATAACCGTAAAAACAATTCCGCTAATAATGCAGAGGATGCCGTTATTTTTTCATGCAATACCAATAGTTATGGTTATAATATCGTTTTTAATGCTCTCGCAGGTGCGTTATATGGCATTTAAAGGTTTCAAATTGGCACACCCTAAAAATATAAAATTTCTAGTTTTTATTGTATGTGGTTTATTGTTAATTATTGCATTTCCGCAAAACACAATTTTTATTATATTCACCCTATATTTGCTCTCAGGGCTTATGGGGTATATAGTCAGGTACATCCGACTTAGGCGTTTGGCACACTCCGATTTTAATCAAAAAAATGTCTAAGGCAGTAAAAAAATAAATAAAACAGGAAAATAAAATGAAAACGAAAAATAATAGAGTAATATTTTTTGACACAACCTTAAGAGATGGCGAGCAATCGCCAGGAGCAAGTTTAAACACAGCTGAAAAAATACAAATAGCAAACCAGTTGGCAAAATTGGGTGTAGATGTTATTGAGGCCGGTTTTCCAGCATCAAGCCCGGGTGATTTTGAGGCAGTAAAGTTAATTGCTCAAAAAGTTTCTGGGCCTATTATAGCGGGTTTGTGCCGCGCTCACCAGAAAGATATTGATGCTTGCTGGGGTGCCGTAAAATACGCGAAAAACCCAAGGATACATATAGTTATTGCAACTTCCGATATACACATAGAAAAGAAATTACAAAAAACCCATGAAGCTGTTTTGCAAATGGCAATTACCAGTGTTAAGTACGCAAAATCATTGTGCAAAGATGTGGAGTTTTCTGCTGAAGATGCCGTGCGCTCAAACTTTGACTACTTGTGCAAAGTAATTGAAAGTGTAATAGATGCCGGCGCGACCACTGTAAATATTCCAGACACAGTTGGTTACGCAATGCCGCAAGAATACGGGACTATGATTAAAAATTTAATTGCGCGCGTAAAAAATATCAGCAAGGCAATCGTAAGCGTTCATTGCCATAATGATTTGGGCTTAGCTGTTGCAAACTCGCTGTCAGCATTGTCTAATGGTGCACGGCAAATAGAGTGCACAATTAACGGCATAGGCGAACGCGCCGGTAACGCGGCTTTAGAAGAAATTGTAATGTCCTTAAAAACGCGTAGGCCATTTTTTAACTTAACATACGGCATAAACACCCGTGAAATTGCAAGAACAAGCAAATTGGTTTCAACTTTAACCGGAATACCTGTTCAGCCAAATAAAGCAATAGTTGGTGAAAATGCTTTCGCGCACGAGGCTGGTATTCACCAAGATGGTGTGTTAAAAGAAAGGTTAACTTATGAGATAATGAACCCAGAAGATGTTGGCGTAAATTCAAATACATTGGTTTTAGGTAAACACTCAGGCCGCCATGCTTTGGCAAAGCGTTTAAAAGATATGGGATATACAACATTAAAGCAAGGCGAGTTAGAAACAATATTTGCAAAGTTTAAAGTTTTGGCAGATAAAAAGAAATATGTATTTGACGATGATATAAGCGCGCTTGTTGAAGAAGATATGGTAAAAATTCCAAAAACATATACTTTAGAGTATTTGCACACGGCTTCAGGTTTAGGTGTAATACCAACCGCGACTATGCGTGTTTCAAAGTTATTAGGCAAGGCATCTGGCAAAAAAAATATACTGCAAGAAGCGTCTTGTGGTGATGGCCCGGTTGATGCGGCATACAAAGCAGTTGAAAAAATTACCGGCTACAAACTCACTTTAACAGATTATGCCATTAGAGCAGTTTCTGCAGGCAAAGATGCCCAAGGTGAAGTTAACTTAAAAGTAAAATACAATGGCAAAAGCTATGTTGGCAGAAGTGCCTCTACCGATATTATAGAGGCAAGTGTTAAGGCATATTTACAGACCATAAATAAGATTGTCGCAGAATCGCAAAATAAAAAATAATATCTGTCATTCCCGCGGATTGTAAGCGGGAATCTAGTATTGACGATAAAGGTTTTCTGGATCTCCGGGTCAAGTCCGAAGATGACAGACTTAGTAAAGAATCAAAACATCAATAATTGCATAATTTGATTTAAGGGTTAAATCAATAAAGGAGAATGGTAAATAATTATGCTGCAAACAATTACAGAAAAAATTCTTGCGAGTCATTGCGGCAAAAAAGAAGTAAAACCGGGCGAGTTTATAGAGCCAAAGGTTGATATTGCACTTGGCAACGATGTAACTTCACCCCTTGCAATAAAAGAGTTCCGTCAAGTTGGCGCAAAAAAAGTTTTTGACAAAAACAAAGTTGTTCTTGTTATGGACCACTTTACGCCAAATAAAGATATTAAAAGTGCCGATCAGGTAAAGTTTGTACGAGAGTTTGCGCGCGAACAAAAACTAAAACATTATTATGAAGGCGCGAATGTTGGTGTTGAACACGCTCTTTTGCCTGAGCAGGGAATTGTAGCGCCGGGCGATGTGGTAATAGGTGCTGACTCTCATACTTGCACTTATGGAGCAATAGGCGCGTTTTCAACGGGTTCAGGTTCAACCGATTTGGCCGCGGCAATGATAACCGGGAAAGTCTGGTTTAAAGTTCCTCAAAGCATAAAATTTGTTTACACCGGCAAATTAAATAAATGGGTTTGCGGCAAAGACCTTATTTTGCATACTATCGGTAAAATAGGTGTAGACGGCGCGCTTTATAAAGCAATGGAGTTTGCAGGGCCAGTAATAGAAAAACTTCAAATGTCCGACAGATTTTCTATGACAAATATGGCAATAGAAGCGGGCGGCAAAAGCGGTATTATCGCCCCAGATAAAATAACTCTTGATTATGTAAAAAACAGAGTTAGCAAGAAATTTAAAATATTTTCAAGCGACTCGGGTGCAAAGTATGCCGATATTATAGAAATTGATTGTTCAAAAATTTATCCTCAGGTTGCTGTGCCATTTTTACCGTCTAACGCGAAAGAAGCTCGCTCGCTAAATAAAATAACATTAGATCAGGTTGTAATTGGTTCTTGCACAAATGGCCGCATAGAAGACCTGCGCATAGCCGCAAAAATTCTTAAAGGCAAAAAAGCGCATTCCAATGTCCGCCTGATAATAATACCAGCAACGCCAACCATATACACACAGGCTCTTAAAGAAGGACTTTTTGAGATCTTTATGAAAGCTGGTGCAATAATATCACCGCCAACATGCGGGCCATGCCTTGGTGGTCATATGGGCATACTTGGTAACGGTGAAAGATGTGTTGCAACAACAAACAGAAACTTTGTTGGAAGAATGGGACATACAAAATCAGAAGTATTTTTGGCAAGCCCGGCTGTTGCGGCATCTAGCGCAATAAAAGGCAAAATAGTAGATCCTGACCAAATATAACACAGAGATTAACTGTTTAAAACATAAAGTTCTCTTACAAATTAGGAAAGGGTTCAGCGAGCAGAGCGAGCGACGACGAAACGGGAAAACCATAGGTTTTCCCTTGTAGAGCGGTTTGGCGAAATCATATTAGCCAAACCAAGTATGAAACGAAGCAACCATAGACCTTGCAATAGGTGTTAGGAGCGAGACGGGCGAGGTCGTGGGTTTTACAACTCAAAAAGTAAGAGCGATGTTATAACATCGGGCGAGCTTTTTGAGGAAGGAAAAGACCGTCGTCGTCCGTCGAATCCAGCAATCTATTGCAAGTTCTATGGTTAAAAATACTAAGTCCAGCAGATGGCGGGACGCGACATAAGGGGAAATAGAATGGTATTAAAAGGCAAAGCGCACAAATATGGTTCAAATGTTAACACCGACGAAATAATACCGGCACGCTACTTAAATACATCTGAATACAAAGAACTTGCGGAACACTGTATGGAAGATATAGATAATGACTTTATTAAAAATATGAATCCGGGCGATTTTATTGTTGCCGAGAATAATTTTGGTTGTGGCTCATCTCGTGAGCATGCGCCAATATCTATTAAAGTTGCAGGTGTATCAGCTGTAATTGCAACTTCATTTGCAAGAATATTTTTTAGAAATGCCATAAACATTGGTTTACCGATTCTTGAGTGTGAGGAAGCCGCAAAGGATATTTCAAAAGGTGATGAATTAGAGGTTAATTTAGCAAGTGGTGAAATAAAAAACATAACAAAAAAATGCGTTTATCAAGCAGAGCCGTTTCCTGCATTTATGCAACAGATAATTAAAAAAGGCGGCCTGTTGAAATATTTGAAGAATAAAAAATAAAAATTAAGTCTGCTTTAGGCGAGACGGAGGAAAAATTAAAATGAGTAAGAATTACAAGATTGCTGTTCTCGGTGGTGATGGCACAGGCCCAGAAGTTATTGCGGAGGGTATTAAAGTTGCGGAAGTAGCGGCTAAAAAAAATAACTTCACAATTGATTGGACAAAATATGATCTTGGCGGCGAACGCTATATGCGCACTGGCGAAATTTTGCCAGAAAGTGTAATAGCCGAGCTTAGAAAATTTGATGCGATATATCTTGGCGCAATTGGGCACCCCGATGTAAAGCCCGGAATATTAGAAAAAGGGTTGTTACTGCGTTTGCGTTTTGAGTTAGACCAATATATTAATTTACGCCCGGTAAAACTTTATCCAAATGTTGATACCCCACTTAAAGGTAAAACACCTGCCGACATTGATTTTGTTGTTGTTCGTGAAAATACCGAAGGCCTTTACACAGGCGTGGGTGGTTTCTTAAGAAAAGGCACCGCGCAAGAAGTTGCTTTGCAAGAATCGGTTAACAGCCGTTTTGGTGTTGAAAGATGCATTCGTTATGCTTTTGAATACGCGAAAAAAAGAAACAAAGGCAACAAACTAACTCTTTGCGGTAAAACAAATGTGCTCACCTATGCTTTTGACCTATGGGAAAGAGCTTTTTATGAAGTTGCAAAAGAGTATCCAACTGTTAAAACCGATTACGCCCATGTTGATGCAACTTGTATGTGGATGGTAAAAAACCCGGAGTGGTTTGATGTTATAGTTACCGATAATTTGTTTGGCGATATTATCACCGACCTTGGCGCTATGATTCAGGGCGGAATGGGTATTGCCGCTGGTGGAAACATTAACCCGCAAGGTGTTTCAATGTTTGAGCCAATAGGTGGTTCAGCACCTAAATATACAGGTAAAAATGTAATTAATCCGCTTGCGGCAATTTGTGCTGGTGGAATGATGTTAGAAGTAATCGGCGAAACAGTCGCCGGAAAGAGTATAGAAAATGCCGTAATCAAAGCGCTTTCAACAGGAAAAATAAAAAGCTTAGCTGCTGGTAAAATGGGTATGTCTACAACTGAAATGGGTGACTTTATTGCGCAAACACTATAAATTATGGAGATTTGCCGAAAATGAAAAAGTATAGAGTTGCAATTGTTGGCGCAACAGGAGCCGTTGGCGAAGAAATGCTTAAAATGCTGGAAAGCAGAGCATTTCCGATACAATCGCTTAAACTTCTCGCCTCCGAGCGCTCTGTTGGCAAAACACTTAAGTATAAAGGCAAAGAAGTTGCAGTAGAAAAGTTAACTCCTGAGTCGGCAAAAAACCTTGACCTTGCGCTATTTAGTGCCGGGGCAGCCATTTCAAAAGAGTTTGCGCCCATATTTGCCGCAAACGGTTGTTTTGTTGTAGATAATTCAAGTGCATGGCGAATGGACAAAGAAGTTCCACTTGTTGTGCCTGAGGTAAACCCGCATGATCTTTCAAAAGATAAAAAAATAATTGCAAACCCAAACTGTTCTACAATACAAATGGTAATTGCGTTAAAACCGCTGCACGATGCCGCAAAAATTAAAAGGGTTATTGTTTCAACCTATCAATCGGTTTCGGGTGCTGGAGCCAAAGGTATTTACGAGTTAGAAACTCAAAACCGTGCATGGGCAAAAAATGAGCCAATACCTCAGGCCTCAAAGTTTCAGTATCAAATTGCTTTTAACCTGATACCTCAAATAGATGTTTTTACCGAGAACGGTTACACAAAAGAAGAAATGAAAATGGCGAATGAAACACGCAAAATAATGGGTGATAATAGTATTGCCATCTCTGCCACTTGCGTGCGCGTGCCTGTTGTGCGTAGCCATAGTGAAACTGTTTGGATAGAAACAGAAAAAAAATTAACGGTTAAACAGGCAACCGAGCTTCTTTCAAAGGCAGATGGAATTGAAGTTATTGACGATGTCGCAAACAAAAAATACCCAATGCCACTTTACGCGCAAAATAAACAGTTAACCTATGTTGGCAGAATAAGGGAAGACATCTCTACAACAAATGGCCTGACAATGTGGATTGTTTCTGATAATTTGCTTAAAGGTGCGGCATTAAATGCTGTACAAATTGGTGAAGAGCTTATTAGTCAAGGGATAATTTAATTGAAAAAGCTTGTAGTAAATGCCGATGATTTCGGCTATCGCGAAGGAATAAACAAAGGTATAATCTACGCCCATCAAAAGGGTGTGGTTAGCAGTGCTTCTTTATTTGTTGAGCGAGAAGGCAGCCAAGAGGCAGTAAGGCTCGCTAAAGAAAATCCATCACTTACACTTGGCATTCATTTAGACCTAGATAAGTTTTTTGAAATAGACCACGCAAGAGGTGTTGTTGTATCATGGCTTAATGGCAGTGTGGTTTCAACAGAAATACTAAAAGCCGAAATACGCAGGCAAATGGATAAGTTCTTTACTTTTGGCTTTACTCCGGATCACATAGACAGCCACCATCACTCACACCTTATTTCAGATGTGTTTGAGCCGGTATGCCAGATAGCTAAAGAGTATAAAGTACCAGTTGTGCGTTTATTTAAGAAGTTCTATTCGCAAGAAAGCAATTTTGAGCAGGCAAATAAAATTGCAAATAGTTATGGCCTCATATTTCCCGATCATTTCATAGAGGGCTGGTATTGGGGGAATATTGACGAAGATTATACTGCCGCAGA
The sequence above is a segment of the Endomicrobiales bacterium genome. Coding sequences within it:
- the pssA gene encoding CDP-diacylglycerol--serine O-phosphatidyltransferase; translation: MKKGIYILPNLFTTGNLFCGMLSVLYSTINEYSIASWFILGAMFFDILDGRIARWTKTVSDFGIEYDSMADLISFGVAPAILMYQIVLNIRGNVGVAIALFYVMAVAMRLARYNVRAKEGLCRSDFMGLPSPAAAGVLASFVLSYELFLSEPGSSTITVKTIPLIMQRMPLFFHAIPIVMVIISFLMLSQVRYMAFKGFKLAHPKNIKFLVFIVCGLLLIIAFPQNTIFIIFTLYLLSGLMGYIVRYIRLRRLAHSDFNQKNV
- a CDS encoding 2-isopropylmalate synthase; this translates as MKTKNNRVIFFDTTLRDGEQSPGASLNTAEKIQIANQLAKLGVDVIEAGFPASSPGDFEAVKLIAQKVSGPIIAGLCRAHQKDIDACWGAVKYAKNPRIHIVIATSDIHIEKKLQKTHEAVLQMAITSVKYAKSLCKDVEFSAEDAVRSNFDYLCKVIESVIDAGATTVNIPDTVGYAMPQEYGTMIKNLIARVKNISKAIVSVHCHNDLGLAVANSLSALSNGARQIECTINGIGERAGNAALEEIVMSLKTRRPFFNLTYGINTREIARTSKLVSTLTGIPVQPNKAIVGENAFAHEAGIHQDGVLKERLTYEIMNPEDVGVNSNTLVLGKHSGRHALAKRLKDMGYTTLKQGELETIFAKFKVLADKKKYVFDDDISALVEEDMVKIPKTYTLEYLHTASGLGVIPTATMRVSKLLGKASGKKNILQEASCGDGPVDAAYKAVEKITGYKLTLTDYAIRAVSAGKDAQGEVNLKVKYNGKSYVGRSASTDIIEASVKAYLQTINKIVAESQNKK
- a CDS encoding aspartate-semialdehyde dehydrogenase, translated to MKKYRVAIVGATGAVGEEMLKMLESRAFPIQSLKLLASERSVGKTLKYKGKEVAVEKLTPESAKNLDLALFSAGAAISKEFAPIFAANGCFVVDNSSAWRMDKEVPLVVPEVNPHDLSKDKKIIANPNCSTIQMVIALKPLHDAAKIKRVIVSTYQSVSGAGAKGIYELETQNRAWAKNEPIPQASKFQYQIAFNLIPQIDVFTENGYTKEEMKMANETRKIMGDNSIAISATCVRVPVVRSHSETVWIETEKKLTVKQATELLSKADGIEVIDDVANKKYPMPLYAQNKQLTYVGRIREDISTTNGLTMWIVSDNLLKGAALNAVQIGEELISQGII
- a CDS encoding 3-isopropylmalate dehydrogenase; this translates as MSKNYKIAVLGGDGTGPEVIAEGIKVAEVAAKKNNFTIDWTKYDLGGERYMRTGEILPESVIAELRKFDAIYLGAIGHPDVKPGILEKGLLLRLRFELDQYINLRPVKLYPNVDTPLKGKTPADIDFVVVRENTEGLYTGVGGFLRKGTAQEVALQESVNSRFGVERCIRYAFEYAKKRNKGNKLTLCGKTNVLTYAFDLWERAFYEVAKEYPTVKTDYAHVDATCMWMVKNPEWFDVIVTDNLFGDIITDLGAMIQGGMGIAAGGNINPQGVSMFEPIGGSAPKYTGKNVINPLAAICAGGMMLEVIGETVAGKSIENAVIKALSTGKIKSLAAGKMGMSTTEMGDFIAQTL
- a CDS encoding phosphatidylserine decarboxylase, which gives rise to MAKEGIPFVVISFLLGLVFLALSYFGFLFYIFAILSFVFGSFSVFFFRDPTRQVSDLKSFIISPADGKVMEITSERGLTVVRIFLSVFNVHLQRSPVSGEIVSVEYKKGKFLPAMDKMAHSENEQNIVIIKNTNGFFEVKQIAGIIARRIICYVRPGQIISVGDKIGLIKFGSQVDIYMPNLASIKVQVGDKVVGAKTIIGEIAQ
- the leuC gene encoding 3-isopropylmalate dehydratase large subunit; amino-acid sequence: MLQTITEKILASHCGKKEVKPGEFIEPKVDIALGNDVTSPLAIKEFRQVGAKKVFDKNKVVLVMDHFTPNKDIKSADQVKFVREFAREQKLKHYYEGANVGVEHALLPEQGIVAPGDVVIGADSHTCTYGAIGAFSTGSGSTDLAAAMITGKVWFKVPQSIKFVYTGKLNKWVCGKDLILHTIGKIGVDGALYKAMEFAGPVIEKLQMSDRFSMTNMAIEAGGKSGIIAPDKITLDYVKNRVSKKFKIFSSDSGAKYADIIEIDCSKIYPQVAVPFLPSNAKEARSLNKITLDQVVIGSCTNGRIEDLRIAAKILKGKKAHSNVRLIIIPATPTIYTQALKEGLFEIFMKAGAIISPPTCGPCLGGHMGILGNGERCVATTNRNFVGRMGHTKSEVFLASPAVAASSAIKGKIVDPDQI
- the leuD gene encoding 3-isopropylmalate dehydratase small subunit, giving the protein MVLKGKAHKYGSNVNTDEIIPARYLNTSEYKELAEHCMEDIDNDFIKNMNPGDFIVAENNFGCGSSREHAPISIKVAGVSAVIATSFARIFFRNAINIGLPILECEEAAKDISKGDELEVNLASGEIKNITKKCVYQAEPFPAFMQQIIKKGGLLKYLKNKK
- a CDS encoding flagellar motor protein MotB; translation: MKKSIFELFTKKKIKKIDTSDLWIVPYADFMSVLMILFLLLFAFAYASREDKKYSQVISSLQIEMGGKISESLKNELEERQKSDQTEMQLNEIIEKQNLSKYVTVHKNLERIKLTLNVPILFEEGKCELHGEFKGILHGIAMILKGINNDIVIEGHTDNIPLHGVGKMRSNWELSQSRALEVIRFFINNEGIPPQRFAAAGYGEYHPLFSNDSNEHRSYNRRIEINIVSNMSKV
- a CDS encoding flagellar motor protein MotB; its protein translation is MKFWQYQRSSEYTHKTNSLWMIIYTDMVSSLMIFFLMCYCLTWLTPADRAIAAASFSESFAGKKGAVKEVMGNIDRELERERQLEERIRQEFKNVVITPGKIQIILPSPVLFDSGSAVLKDSTKAPLHQIAEIIRSIPSSVIVEGHTDNVPIKSAEYDSNWELSSARSFSIIRYLSDEEHLDPALLSALGYGEFRPVAPNDTNENRAKNRRIEINILKNK
- a CDS encoding ChbG/HpnK family deacetylase encodes the protein MKKLVVNADDFGYREGINKGIIYAHQKGVVSSASLFVEREGSQEAVRLAKENPSLTLGIHLDLDKFFEIDHARGVVVSWLNGSVVSTEILKAEIRRQMDKFFTFGFTPDHIDSHHHSHLISDVFEPVCQIAKEYKVPVVRLFKKFYSQESNFEQANKIANSYGLIFPDHFIEGWYWGNIDEDYTAAELMTHPGYGELWREAELAHCCQQQLKEYLTNQKIELTNFCNLLPKKQ